A window of Cryptomeria japonica chromosome 3, Sugi_1.0, whole genome shotgun sequence contains these coding sequences:
- the LOC131067802 gene encoding uncharacterized protein LOC131067802 isoform X2 codes for MGKFSFPSWCFSSSLLPQGETIAGPSTFPPSSQQPANAGPPLSSQPSQQPAKDGPSTTTAKDLESFLHTVNEVSQLHDLLKFIEDLLKIESGEKCEQRSSSEVSSYIQDGQTLLEFADKHIGKLPPKKDSIDGLSAEIQKILIDLLKGAGKIHWVGAALSVVGFVLARYVGIDSAREEVIRLLDLSAQHTSPQAVTIHGFGGIGKTTQADDVYKHIDLQSYKHCRIHIAQHCTKNDLRALQEQILNGLFNQNIKLRHCDEGRGFIWLYLMKII; via the exons ATGGGCAAGTTTTCTTTTCCTTCATGGTGCTTCTCATCTTCTTTACTCCCTCAGGGAGAAACCATTGCTGGGCCTTCTACCTTTCCACCATCTTCTCAACAACCAGCAAATGCTGGGCCTCCATTATCTTCTCAACCTTCTCAACAACCAGCCAAAGATGGACCTTCTACTACCACTGCAAAGGATTTGGAGAGTTTTCTGCATACAGTCAATGAAGTAAGCCAGCTTCACGATTTGCTTAAGTTCATCGAAGATCTATTGAAGATCGAG TCTGGAGAGAAGTGTGAGCAAAGATCTAGTTCAGAAGTAAGTTCTTATATCCAGGATGGCCAAACACTCTTGGAGTTTGCAGATAAACACATTGGCAAACTTCCTCCAAAG AAAGATTCCATAGATGGCTTGAGTGCAGAGATACAGAAAATTCTCATAGATTTGCTGAAAGGCGCTGGGAAAATTCACTGGGTGGGGGCAGCACTTTCTGTGGTGGGATTTGTCTTGGCGAGATATG TTGGAATCGACAGTGCACGAGAAGAAGTAATCCGACTTCTAGATTTGAGTGCACAACATACATCACCGCAAGCTGTGACTATCCATGGTTTCGGAGGAATCGGCAAAACAACTCAGGCTGATGATGTTTATAAACATATTGACCTCCAAAGTTATAAGCATTGCAGAATTCACATTGCTCAACACTGTACCAAGAATGATCTCAGAGCCCTCCAAGAACAGATTTTGAATGGATTGTTCAACCAGAACATCAAATTGAGACACTGTGACGAAGGTCGAGGATTTATCTGGTTGTACTTAATGAAAATCATCTGA
- the LOC131067802 gene encoding uncharacterized protein LOC131067802 isoform X1, whose amino-acid sequence MGKFSFPSWCFSSSLLPQGETIAGPSTFPPSSQQPANAGPPLSSQPSQQPAKDGPSTTTAKDLESFLHTVNEVSQLHDLLKFIEDLLKIESGEKCEQRSSSEVSSYIQDGQTLLEFADKHIGKLPPKKDSIDGLSAEIQKILIDLLKGAGKIHWVGAALSVVGFVLARYGEMSNNQKECLEILKVGIDSAREEVIRLLDLSAQHTSPQAVTIHGFGGIGKTTQADDVYKHIDLQSYKHCRIHIAQHCTKNDLRALQEQILNGLFNQNIKLRHCDEGRGFIWLYLMKII is encoded by the exons ATGGGCAAGTTTTCTTTTCCTTCATGGTGCTTCTCATCTTCTTTACTCCCTCAGGGAGAAACCATTGCTGGGCCTTCTACCTTTCCACCATCTTCTCAACAACCAGCAAATGCTGGGCCTCCATTATCTTCTCAACCTTCTCAACAACCAGCCAAAGATGGACCTTCTACTACCACTGCAAAGGATTTGGAGAGTTTTCTGCATACAGTCAATGAAGTAAGCCAGCTTCACGATTTGCTTAAGTTCATCGAAGATCTATTGAAGATCGAG TCTGGAGAGAAGTGTGAGCAAAGATCTAGTTCAGAAGTAAGTTCTTATATCCAGGATGGCCAAACACTCTTGGAGTTTGCAGATAAACACATTGGCAAACTTCCTCCAAAG AAAGATTCCATAGATGGCTTGAGTGCAGAGATACAGAAAATTCTCATAGATTTGCTGAAAGGCGCTGGGAAAATTCACTGGGTGGGGGCAGCACTTTCTGTGGTGGGATTTGTCTTGGCGAGATATGGTGAGATGTCTAATAACCAAAAAGAGTGTCttgaaattttgaaag TTGGAATCGACAGTGCACGAGAAGAAGTAATCCGACTTCTAGATTTGAGTGCACAACATACATCACCGCAAGCTGTGACTATCCATGGTTTCGGAGGAATCGGCAAAACAACTCAGGCTGATGATGTTTATAAACATATTGACCTCCAAAGTTATAAGCATTGCAGAATTCACATTGCTCAACACTGTACCAAGAATGATCTCAGAGCCCTCCAAGAACAGATTTTGAATGGATTGTTCAACCAGAACATCAAATTGAGACACTGTGACGAAGGTCGAGGATTTATCTGGTTGTACTTAATGAAAATCATCTGA